A genomic segment from Syngnathus scovelli strain Florida chromosome 3, RoL_Ssco_1.2, whole genome shotgun sequence encodes:
- the agtpbp1 gene encoding cytosolic carboxypeptidase 1 isoform X4 has protein sequence MERGNSRKHCDNRPDSPEKTSKEMMSKGTSGMDVILNSLEITRDTQTILNILCILSELLTLGKGRRVGVFVSKGGTAVLLRILINANKEFHPSEELMLQLHSLLAKVGPKDRKLGMKARLTGALNITINLIKKNLQNAKLLLPCLQVLRVYSANIINAISLGKSGAIELMFKIVAPYSKKNTTLIKVAVDALCALLKSKTNARRAVEGDYVPTLLSLYLDWHRKDTWHRHTVIRKGLLGCLRNVTNIKLGRQAFTKADGMRILYNSSIECLSVRTLDPLVNASSLIMRKCFPKNRLPLPTIKSAFTYQLEHVLPSGPVARLYSQPPEGRTHAQVCSEPLKKVDDVVDDSDDNEDTEADTENDTENEEDEKDCGSLNDDIEKDINKLHPEKIPSRPYEELRVYEKFFVELSQDFQGFNFESSTTSSSAQSAQPIVVPTAQLPSPNHVSARTAHDVSNSFAPSPTLYTSQADTGDCVKNLDQKVVAPKHPAEQKLSQASERVPLNADEMESKQKHPKPTQSPLHLEGIAIRCLAAAGGGGSDCGSEGAEDEVGEGAVLEVPDTAQLLPLHDLDLYVKMVKQTKSVPHYTEVAYPDYFGHVAPTCREPLLERLYGVQRSKIFQDIERLIYPNHIMDKVVYDLDIPGCPVIESDGESLKFNSQFESGNLRKAIQIRKYEYDLILNSDINSNHHHQWFYFEVSGMRVGTMYRFNIINCEKSNSQFNYGMQVLMYSVQEAISGRPRWVRTGTDICYYKNHFARSSIATGGQKGKSYYTMTFSTTFSHKDDVCYFSYHYPYTYSSLKMHLSKLEAMKPPGIYLRQDVLCETLGGNSCLLLTVTAMPESNSSDHICQFRNRPLIFLSARVHPGETNASWVMKGTLEFLMGTSLLAATLRESFIFKIVPMLNPDGVINGNHRCSLSGEDLNRQWQNPNPDLHPTIYHTKSLLQYLAHTQRTPLVFCDYHGHSRKKNVFMYGCSLKETVWQSNISATPCDLEEDLAYRALPKILSQIAPAFSMASCSFVVERSKESTARVVVWREIGVQRSYTMESTVCGCDQGKYKGFQVGTKELEEMGAQFCVALLRLKRMTGLHSHQHLLDLESDLIGIQPKVVSCPTTYVMDEDEPSFLEAVDYSAESNDEDTEVDLEAAAASVATSTDAGEVPERLSDSENNHDAWKSEPVTSSH, from the exons ATGGAGCGTGGCAACAGCAGGAAGCACTGCGACAATCGCCCCGACTCTCCAG AGAAGACGTCGAAGGAGATGATGTCCAAAGGCACCAGCGGCATGGATGTCATCCTGAATTCACTGGAG atCACCCGAGACACCCAGACCATTTTGAACATCCTGTGCATACTCAGTGAGCTGCTGACCTtgg GCAAAGGACGCAGAGTGGGGGTCTTTGTATCAAAGGGCGGAACAGCGGTGTTACTCCGCATTCTAATCAACGCCAACAAAGAGTTTCACCCCAGCGAGGAGCTCATGTTGCAGCTTCACTCCCTGCTGGCCAAGGTGGGCCCGAAAG aCAGGAAGTTGGGCATGAAGGCACGTCTGACTGGCGCTCTGAACATCACAATAAACCTGATCAAGAAGAACCTCCAAAATGCCAAGTTGCTCCTGCCTTGCTTGCAGGTTCTTCGGGTTTACTCAGCTAACA TTATTAACGCCATATCCCTCGGCAAAAGTGGAGCTATTGAGTTGATGTTCAAGATTGTGGCACCGTACAGCAAGAAAAACACAACCTTGATCAA GGTCGCTGTGGATGCGCTCTGTGCTTTACTCAAATCCA AGACAAATGCTCGGCGGGCAGTGGAGGGCGACTACGTTCCCACCCTGCTCTCCCTCTACCTGGACTGGCACCGCAAGGACACGTGGCATCGTCACACGGTGATCCGCAAGGGGCTGCTGGGGTGTCTGCGTAACGTCACCAACATCAAGCTGGGCAGGCAGGCGTTCACCAAAGCTGACGGCATGCGCATTCTCTACAACTCTTCAATA GAGTGTCTCTCGGTGCGCACCTTGGATCCTCTTGTCAACGCTTCAAGTCTCATCATGAGGAAGTGCTTCCCCAAAAATCGCCTGCCTCTGCCTACCATCAAGTCGGCTTTCACTTACCAGTTGGAGCACGTTCTGCCTTCAGGGCCGGTCGCACGGCTCTACAGCCAACCCCCCGAAG GAAGAACACATGCTCAGGTCTGCAGCGAGCCCTTAAAGAAGG TGGACGACGTGGTGGATGACAGTGACGATAACGAGGACACAGAGGCAGACACGGAGAACGATACAGAGAACGAGGAAGATGAGAAGGATTGTGGCTCTCTG AACGACGACATTGAAAAGGATATAAACAAGCTGCACCCTGAGAAGATCCCGAGTCGACCTTACGAAGAGTTAAGAGTCTATGAGAAGTTTTTTGTGGAGTTGTCTCAAGACTTTCAG GGTTTCAACTTTGAATCTTCCACAACATCTTCATCTGCACAATCCGCTCAGCCCATCGTTGTTCCCACAGCTCAGTTGCCGTCCCCGAATCACGTCAGTGCACGGACCGCTCACGATGTCAGCAACTCATTCGCTCCCAGTCCCACTCTTTACACTTCACAGGCTGACACCGGAGATTGTGTCAAGAACCTCGACCAAAAGGTGGTGGCACCTAAGCATCCAGCTGAGCAGAAACTATCACAAGCATCTGAACGCGTCCCCTTAAATGCGGACGAGAtggaaagcaaacaaaaacaccCGAAGCCCACGCAGTCCCCTCTGCATTTGGAGGGCATCGCCATTCGCTGTTTGGCAGCAGCGGGAGGAGGAGGATCAGACTGCGGCTCGGAGGGAGCAGAGGATGAAGTCGGCGAAGGGGCTGTCCTGGAGGTCCCCGACACGGCTCAGCTTCTCCCACTTCACGACCTGGACCTTTATGTGAAGATGGTGAAGCAGACAAAGTCTGTGCCGCACTACACTGAAGTGGCCTACCCAGACTACTTTGGTCATGTGGCCCCCACGTGTCGGGAGCCTCTTCTGGAGAGGTTGTACGGGGTACAGAG GTCTAAGATATTCCAAGATATCGAGAGGTTGATTTACCCAAACCACATCATGGATAAAGTCGTTTATGACCTCGACATTCccgg CTGTCCCGTGATTGAAAGCGACGGCGAGTCGCTGAAGTTCAACTCTCAGTTTGAGTCGGGCAACCTCCGGAAGGCCATTCAAATCAGGAA GTACGAGTACGACTTGATTCTGAACTCGGACATCAACagcaaccaccaccaccagtgGTTCTACTTTGAGGTGAGCGGCATGCGCGTGGGAACCATGTACCGCTTCAACATCATCAACTGTGAGAAGTCCAACAGCCAGTTCAACTATG gcATGCAGGTGCTGATGTACTCGGTTCAAGAGGCCATCAGTGGCAGGCCTCGCTGGGTCAGAACAGGAACAGACATCTGTTACTATAA AAATCATTTTGCCAGAAGTTCCATTGCAACTGGGGGTCAAAAAGGGAAGTCCTACTACACGATGACCTTCAGCACCACCTTCAGCCACAAGGATGATGTCTGCTACTTTTCTTATCACTACCCGTACACATATTCCTCTCTTAAG ATGCACTTGTCAAAGCTAGAGGCTATGAAGCCGCCTGGGATATACCTGCGACAAGATGTCCTGTGTGAGACATTGGGGGGAAACAGCTGCCTGCTCCTCACCGTCACCGCCATGCCAGAATCAAACTCCAGTGATCACATCTGCCAGTTTA GAAATCGGCCATTGATCTTCCTGTCAGCAAGAGTGCACCCCGGGGAAACCAATGCCAGCTGGGTGATGAAAGGCACGCTGGAGTTCCTGATGGGTACGAGCCTGCTGGCGGCCACCTTGAGAGAGTCCTTCATCTTCAAGATCGTGCCCATGCTCAACCCTGACGGCGTCATCAATGGAAA CCATCGATGTTCTCTGAGCGGGGAAGATTTGAATCGCCAGTGGCAAAATCCTAATCCTGACCTGCACCCGACCATCTACCACACGAAGAGCCTACTGCAGTATCTTGCGCACACGCAGCGAACACCACTG GTGTTCTGCGACTACCACGGTCATTCCAGAAAGAAAAACGTCTTCATGTACGGCTGCAGTTTGAAGGAAACGGTATGGCAGTCCAACATCAGCGCAACACCCTGTGACTTGGAAGAAGATCTCGCGTATAGG GCCCTTCCAAAGATTCTCTCCCAGATTGCGCCAGCCTTCAGCATGGCCAGCTGTAGCTTTGTGGTGGAGCGCTCCAAGGAGTCGACGGCGCGCGTGGTGGTGTGGCGGGAGATCGGCGTGCAGCGCAGCTACACCATGGAGAGCACCGTCTGCGGATGCGACCAGGGCAAATATAAG GGTTTTCAAGTCGGCACCAAAGAGCTAGAAGAGATGGGAGCTCAGTTCTGTGTGGCCCTTCTAAGGCTCAAGAGAATGACGGGGCTCCACAGCCATCAGCACCTGCTGGACCTGGAGAGCGACCTCATTGGGATACAGCCTAAAGTAGTCAG CTGCCCCACCACCTACGTGATGGATGAAGACGAGCCGTCCTTCCTGGAGGCGGTGGATTACAGCGCCGAGAGCAACGACGAGGACACCGAGGTGGACCTGGAGGCTGCCGCCGCCTCCGTCGCCACCAGCACGGACGCGGGCGAAGTCCCGGAGCGGCTGTCCGACTCTGAGAACAATCACGATGCTTGGAAATCTGAGCCAGTCACCAGTAGCcactga